Proteins co-encoded in one Chloroflexota bacterium genomic window:
- a CDS encoding ribose ABC transporter — MLKGIDPLLGPDLLRVLAAMGHGDEIVIVDANFPAEANARRLVRLDGVDATRAAEAILSVLPLDEYVERPAAVMAVVGDPDAEPPVFADFRRIAATARGAPVSFERVERFAFYERARQAFAIVATGERRLYGNVILTKGVL; from the coding sequence ATGCTGAAAGGCATCGACCCGCTCCTGGGGCCGGACTTGCTGCGTGTGCTTGCGGCCATGGGGCATGGCGACGAAATCGTGATCGTCGATGCGAACTTTCCGGCCGAGGCCAACGCCCGGCGGCTGGTGCGCCTCGATGGCGTCGACGCCACCCGCGCCGCCGAAGCCATTCTCTCGGTGCTGCCGCTCGACGAGTACGTCGAGCGGCCGGCGGCGGTGATGGCGGTGGTCGGCGACCCGGACGCCGAGCCGCCTGTCTTCGCCGACTTTCGCCGCATTGCCGCGACAGCCCGCGGGGCGCCCGTGAGCTTCGAGCGAGTGGAGCGCTTTGCGTTCTACGAGCGGGCGCGGCAGGCCTTCGCCATCGTCGCCACCGGCGAACGGCGGCTCTACGGCAACGTGATCCTGACCAAGGGCGTGTTGTAG
- a CDS encoding GNAT family N-acetyltransferase, which produces MSPRASSNHLGAEGAGPSLKEFVEHVPVTLNDAGDTAGWVSKEVVDRLWLEVDGELVSQLWVVDVAVRAWDAELRSAGVAGVGTPEPHRLKGYARRLMEACERFAADRGYPISMLFGIPDFYHRFGYATVCPEYEIRIELDALETNGPAASLEDLQPSDWVPIARICNAAYGSLDGSVVRREGAWRGPRQGSDWFRKPQAFVSRDARGRPAAYAVVDTELTDGCLSVSEAVAGHDAAGLALAGGLAGMARSRGATGLLASLHPGTGLGPLLTRLGGAVEVTRPEDVGYMACIVDLDAVLQKYTPALAYRAAACELPLPGTLHVKTDIGEGCVTLGGQSPPAELSIDRLGLVQLLFGYRTFGELQEIGQARATGVSDAVLAKLFPRNDGYCFWPDRY; this is translated from the coding sequence ATGTCGCCACGCGCCAGCTCAAACCACCTTGGCGCGGAGGGCGCTGGCCCGTCGCTCAAGGAGTTCGTCGAGCACGTGCCGGTGACGCTCAACGATGCCGGCGACACCGCCGGCTGGGTGTCCAAGGAAGTCGTTGATCGCCTGTGGCTCGAGGTAGACGGGGAGCTGGTCAGCCAACTCTGGGTGGTCGACGTCGCGGTGCGAGCCTGGGACGCCGAGCTGCGCAGCGCCGGCGTGGCCGGCGTGGGGACGCCCGAGCCGCATCGTTTGAAGGGATATGCGCGGCGGCTGATGGAGGCTTGCGAGCGGTTTGCGGCCGACCGGGGCTACCCGATCAGCATGCTGTTCGGGATTCCGGACTTCTATCACCGCTTCGGCTACGCCACGGTCTGCCCGGAGTACGAAATCCGGATCGAACTCGACGCCCTCGAGACGAATGGGCCAGCCGCTTCGCTCGAAGATCTCCAGCCCTCGGACTGGGTTCCGATCGCTCGCATTTGCAACGCGGCGTACGGATCACTCGACGGCTCGGTCGTCCGGCGCGAAGGCGCGTGGCGAGGTCCCAGGCAGGGCTCGGACTGGTTCCGAAAGCCGCAAGCGTTCGTGAGTCGCGACGCGCGTGGGCGCCCGGCGGCTTACGCGGTGGTCGACACCGAGCTGACGGACGGTTGCCTGTCGGTGTCGGAAGCGGTGGCCGGCCATGACGCCGCCGGATTAGCCCTAGCCGGCGGATTGGCCGGGATGGCCAGATCGCGCGGCGCGACGGGCCTGCTGGCCAGTCTGCATCCGGGCACGGGGTTGGGTCCGCTGCTGACTCGACTTGGTGGCGCGGTCGAGGTGACACGACCGGAAGACGTCGGCTACATGGCGTGCATCGTCGACCTGGACGCCGTGTTGCAGAAGTACACGCCGGCGCTTGCTTACCGCGCAGCCGCCTGCGAGCTGCCATTGCCCGGAACGCTGCATGTGAAGACCGACATCGGCGAGGGCTGCGTCACGCTTGGCGGGCAGTCGCCGCCCGCCGAGCTGTCAATTGATCGGCTTGGGCTCGTGCAGCTTCTGTTCGGTTACCGGACGTTTGGAGAACTTCAGGAGATCGGCCAGGCCCGCGCGACCGGTGTCTCCGACGCCGTGCTGGCGAAACTCTTTCCGCGCAATGACGGCTACTGCTTCTGGCCGGACCGGTATTGA
- a CDS encoding GNAT family N-acetyltransferase: MLPRTIRTKRLTLRPHRPDDIEAMSRYMADPKFTDDDPAAPRIDPAADAREWLARAQQLDWRTEPHWGIWLDRDLVGGVDLRIEISNRRAEIGYEVARAHRSCGIATEAAAAVIESAFAAEPDLNRVFARADARNQPSTRVLRKLGMRYEGTLREHSAKSGTPADEVQYGLLRRESEGSPEYPRGSARGWPRTVIDPIRLFDLRLPDLVHLNTYFVNAFLEDERGNPGLLREFGSRLYAALMPLPEVAAHFSDASPGFRAGLREAEAHPLKLSPEELRSTQESILRRCAWNVGMAKSPATWDALTWGSWSPSEIHDRVDVRDRVVLDIGAGTGQATLRCAPYAARVFALEPVAALREYIERKLSAHGFYNVTTLDGLLERVPLADNAVDAAILTNGSFGWKPDEELREIDRVVRPSGTALMLAPCRPSDSEILDRIRRAGYDAFDLEMPTMGTFPGFIKRFS, translated from the coding sequence ATGTTGCCGCGCACAATTCGAACCAAGCGGCTCACCCTTCGACCGCACCGGCCGGATGACATCGAGGCCATGTCGCGCTACATGGCCGATCCGAAATTCACCGATGACGACCCGGCAGCGCCCCGGATCGACCCGGCGGCGGACGCGCGTGAGTGGCTGGCGCGCGCGCAGCAGCTCGACTGGCGCACCGAACCTCATTGGGGGATATGGCTCGACCGAGATCTGGTCGGTGGCGTCGATCTCCGGATCGAAATCTCCAACCGGCGGGCCGAGATTGGCTATGAAGTGGCGCGTGCGCACCGAAGCTGCGGGATCGCCACCGAGGCCGCCGCGGCCGTGATCGAGTCCGCCTTCGCCGCGGAGCCGGATCTGAATCGTGTCTTCGCCAGGGCCGACGCGCGCAACCAGCCGTCAACCCGCGTCCTGCGGAAGCTGGGGATGCGGTACGAAGGCACGTTGCGCGAGCATTCGGCGAAGTCCGGCACGCCTGCGGATGAGGTGCAATACGGGCTGCTGCGCCGCGAATCCGAAGGCTCTCCGGAGTATCCGCGGGGCTCCGCGCGCGGCTGGCCACGCACGGTGATCGATCCGATCCGACTATTCGATCTGCGGCTTCCGGATCTCGTGCACCTGAACACGTACTTCGTAAATGCGTTTCTGGAGGACGAACGCGGTAACCCTGGGCTCTTGCGGGAGTTCGGGTCCCGCCTGTACGCGGCGCTCATGCCGCTGCCCGAGGTGGCCGCGCACTTCTCCGACGCCTCGCCCGGGTTCCGTGCCGGACTGCGCGAGGCCGAAGCGCATCCGCTGAAACTCTCGCCCGAGGAGTTGCGATCCACGCAAGAGTCGATCCTGCGACGCTGCGCCTGGAACGTCGGCATGGCCAAATCGCCGGCCACCTGGGACGCCCTGACGTGGGGCTCGTGGAGTCCGAGCGAAATTCATGACCGCGTGGACGTCCGCGATCGCGTGGTCCTGGATATTGGTGCCGGCACGGGCCAGGCCACCTTGCGGTGTGCGCCGTATGCCGCGCGGGTGTTCGCGCTGGAGCCTGTCGCCGCGCTGCGTGAATACATCGAGCGGAAATTGTCCGCACACGGATTTTACAACGTCACCACATTGGACGGACTTCTGGAACGGGTACCGCTGGCAGACAATGCCGTGGACGCGGCGATCTTGACCAACGGGTCGTTCGGTTGGAAGCCGGATGAGGAGCTGCGCGAGATCGATCGTGTGGTGAGACCCAGCGGGACCGCCCTCATGCTGGCGCCGTGCCGACCGAGCGATTCGGAAATCCTGGACCGGATCCGCCGCGCAGGCTACGACGCGTTTGACCTCGAGATGCCGACGATGGGCACGTTCCCGGGCTTCATCAAGCGGTTCAGCTAG
- a CDS encoding HAD family hydrolase, translating into MPDSPIQAVFFDLDGTLLDHDAATRAGALGMFSRYRDRLIGSDEHLLKRWEDLTEFHFDRYLRGETTLEDQRRGRIRGLFSLISRELPDAEADRAYAVYSDHYDQNLTLFSDVSDTLEALRGLCLGVITNGGSVHQRRKLAAVGVLDSFTTVVVSEEVGVAKPYPRIFEVACQALGAPPSACVHVGDRLDADAIGARDAGLKGVWLDRHDEGSGPAGVTRITSLTEIPALVLEP; encoded by the coding sequence ATGCCAGATTCACCCATCCAAGCCGTGTTCTTCGACCTCGACGGCACGTTGCTGGACCACGACGCGGCCACCCGAGCCGGGGCGCTCGGCATGTTCAGCAGGTACCGAGACCGGCTGATCGGTTCCGACGAGCATCTCCTCAAGCGCTGGGAAGACCTGACGGAATTTCACTTCGATCGCTACCTGCGGGGTGAAACCACGTTGGAAGACCAGCGCCGTGGTCGGATCCGTGGCCTATTCAGTCTCATATCACGCGAATTGCCCGACGCCGAAGCCGATCGGGCCTACGCCGTTTACAGCGACCACTACGACCAGAACCTGACGCTGTTTTCAGATGTCAGCGACACCCTGGAGGCACTGCGTGGTCTCTGCCTCGGTGTCATCACGAACGGTGGGTCGGTGCACCAACGACGGAAGCTCGCGGCCGTCGGCGTCTTGGACAGCTTCACGACGGTGGTGGTCTCCGAGGAGGTTGGAGTTGCGAAACCCTATCCGAGGATCTTCGAGGTGGCCTGCCAAGCCCTAGGTGCGCCGCCGTCGGCGTGCGTGCACGTCGGCGATCGCTTGGACGCGGACGCGATTGGAGCCCGCGATGCGGGGCTCAAGGGCGTTTGGCTTGACCGGCACGATGAGGGTTCTGGACCGGCGGGCGTCACACGGATCACCAGCTTGACCGAAATTCCGGCGCTGGTATTGGAGCCCTAG
- a CDS encoding peptidylprolyl isomerase — MDIPAGEPWVIVTTSLGRMTFTLFAEEAPLAVNSFLFLANEGYFDGVTFHRLIPGFMVQGGDPTGTGTGGPGYSFEIEPPQRPYVRGGLAMANKGPGTSNGSQFFIILDDLTAQERLSPDFTLFGQIKEGHQASFDTLAKIEAVPVGTAADGESSVPQQAITISAMKTGVTLNCSGDGSTAAGFNCRP; from the coding sequence ATGGACATTCCCGCCGGTGAGCCCTGGGTGATCGTCACGACCAGCCTGGGGCGCATGACCTTCACCCTGTTCGCCGAAGAGGCGCCGTTGGCCGTCAACAGCTTCCTGTTCCTGGCAAACGAGGGCTATTTCGACGGCGTGACCTTCCACCGGCTGATCCCGGGCTTCATGGTGCAGGGCGGTGATCCCACTGGCACGGGGACGGGAGGCCCGGGCTACTCCTTCGAGATCGAGCCGCCGCAGCGGCCCTACGTCCGGGGCGGGCTGGCGATGGCGAACAAGGGCCCGGGCACGTCCAACGGGTCGCAGTTCTTTATCATCCTGGACGACCTCACGGCGCAGGAGCGGCTGTCGCCGGACTTCACGCTCTTTGGGCAGATCAAGGAAGGACACCAGGCATCGTTCGACACACTGGCCAAGATCGAGGCGGTGCCCGTGGGCACGGCCGCGGACGGCGAGTCGTCGGTGCCGCAGCAGGCGATCACGATTTCGGCGATGAAGACCGGCGTGACGCTCAACTGCTCCGGCGACGGTTCAACCGCGGCCGGATTCAACTGCCGGCCCTGA
- a CDS encoding peptidylprolyl isomerase, whose product MDIPAGEPWVIVTTSLGRMTFTLFAEEAPLAVNSFLFLANEGFFDGVTFHRLIPGFMVQGGDPTGTGTGGPGYTFEIEPPQRPYVRGGLAMANKGAGTANGSQFFIILDDLTEQGRLSPDFTLFGQIKEGHQASFDTLAKIEAVPVGATADGESSAPQQAITISAMKTGVTLNCSGEGAIGFTCKP is encoded by the coding sequence ATGGACATTCCCGCCGGTGAGCCGTGGGTCATCGTGACCACCAGCCTGGGGCGCATGACCTTTACGCTGTTCGCCGAAGAGGCGCCGCTAGCCGTGAACAGCTTCCTCTTCCTGGCCAATGAGGGCTTCTTCGACGGGGTGACGTTCCACCGCCTGATCCCGGGCTTCATGGTGCAAGGTGGCGATCCCACCGGCACGGGCACCGGTGGCCCGGGCTACACCTTCGAGATCGAGCCGCCGCAGCGGCCCTACGTGCGCGGCGGCCTGGCGATGGCCAATAAGGGTGCAGGCACCGCCAACGGCTCGCAGTTCTTCATTATCCTCGACGACCTCACGGAGCAGGGCCGGCTGTCGCCGGACTTCACGCTCTTCGGCCAGATCAAGGAAGGACACCAGGCATCGTTCGACACGTTGGCCAAGATCGAGGCGGTGCCGGTCGGCGCGACGGCGGACGGCGAGTCGTCGGCGCCGCAGCAGGCAATCACGATTTCGGCGATGAAGACCGGCGTGACGCTCAACTGCTCCGGCGAGGGTGCGATCGGGTTCACCTGCAAGCCGTAA
- a CDS encoding PspC domain-containing protein translates to MTQRLYRSQVDRMLTGVAGGMAEYLRVDPVIVRMLWVIAVFLSSGVGLLVYVTLAIVMPTAPPLDDDAEAQRAEGSQPATPARYAHATNGAALVVGSVLVIIGAAALMSQFGWFDAWRLWPLILIAIGGVLIFNQRR, encoded by the coding sequence ATGACCCAACGCCTCTACCGGAGCCAGGTCGACCGCATGCTCACCGGCGTCGCCGGCGGGATGGCGGAGTATCTGCGCGTGGATCCGGTGATCGTCCGCATGCTCTGGGTGATCGCCGTGTTTCTCTCCAGCGGCGTGGGGCTGCTGGTGTACGTCACCCTTGCAATCGTCATGCCGACCGCGCCACCGCTCGACGATGATGCCGAAGCGCAGCGGGCAGAGGGCAGCCAACCGGCCACTCCGGCCCGATACGCTCACGCGACCAACGGCGCCGCGCTGGTGGTGGGATCGGTTTTGGTCATCATCGGCGCCGCTGCGCTCATGAGCCAGTTTGGCTGGTTCGACGCCTGGCGGCTCTGGCCGCTCATCCTCATCGCGATCGGCGGCGTGTTGATTTTCAACCAGCGACGGTAG
- a CDS encoding lipocalin-like domain-containing protein, producing MTQHSIVGVWRLVSYESRPESGATRLPYGVQVSGYLIYTPQGYMSVTIMGADRANLASEDRLAGTPDEYARAMKSYVSYCGRYTVLPDRVIHHIELSHFPNWCGVDQERFYELEGDRLRLRTPPFVLGGVEQTAHLVLERVRDGE from the coding sequence ATGACGCAGCACTCGATCGTGGGGGTGTGGCGGCTCGTGTCGTACGAGTCGCGACCGGAGTCCGGAGCGACTCGACTGCCGTATGGCGTGCAGGTCAGCGGCTACCTGATCTATACGCCACAGGGCTACATGTCGGTGACGATCATGGGCGCCGATCGGGCAAATCTCGCCTCCGAGGACCGCCTCGCAGGCACGCCCGACGAGTACGCGCGGGCCATGAAATCCTATGTCTCCTACTGCGGGCGCTACACCGTGCTCCCCGACCGCGTCATTCACCACATTGAGCTCAGCCACTTTCCGAATTGGTGCGGCGTGGACCAAGAGCGCTTCTACGAGCTCGAGGGGGATCGCCTGCGGCTGCGAACGCCGCCGTTCGTGCTCGGCGGCGTCGAGCAAACCGCGCATCTGGTCCTGGAGCGCGTTCGGGACGGCGAGTAG
- a CDS encoding Xaa-Pro peptidase family protein — protein sequence MSYPRAFARTEFERRAAAVTARMRDTGLDALIAYSVRNSQGPVAYLGGYEPDLGLHDVSYFLLIPGERPDAVLVTNGFWDDPASRTWVDDVVISYKFESSLPELLPSTAKRIGVAGFDYLPAPVYLGLKAAHRQCEIVDATRLVKEVAQIKSPAEIEVIRTCMSINDHGGRAFLEGVHEGANERSLQVAVDQALLQAGADGLYYNPQIYSGASVAHGMGMRTDRILQAGDQVQVDCGAMYRGYRGDLSRVTTVGLVAPEVRHIMEATALVYEAMVDSLRPGMAAADVARVGIRMAEANGLGDCLYRPTPDHPPGMLGHGIGCWVHELPDIQLDSTDVIQTGMVVVFETILGRPGTGGAKIEDAVLVTDGAPERLSSIPVRTWPL from the coding sequence GTGAGCTATCCGCGTGCCTTTGCCCGGACCGAGTTCGAGCGCCGCGCCGCCGCGGTTACCGCGCGCATGCGCGACACGGGCTTGGACGCGCTGATCGCGTACTCGGTTCGCAACAGCCAGGGCCCGGTGGCCTATCTCGGCGGCTACGAACCCGATCTGGGCCTGCATGACGTGTCCTATTTCCTATTGATCCCCGGCGAGCGGCCGGATGCCGTCCTGGTGACGAATGGGTTCTGGGACGATCCGGCCTCGCGGACGTGGGTCGACGACGTAGTGATCTCCTACAAGTTCGAGTCGAGCCTGCCGGAGCTGCTGCCGAGCACAGCGAAGCGGATCGGCGTCGCGGGATTCGACTACCTGCCCGCTCCGGTCTATCTGGGCCTGAAGGCGGCTCACCGGCAGTGCGAGATCGTGGACGCCACGCGCCTGGTGAAGGAAGTAGCGCAAATCAAGAGTCCGGCCGAGATCGAGGTGATTCGCACCTGCATGTCAATCAACGATCACGGCGGGCGGGCCTTTCTGGAGGGCGTCCATGAGGGTGCGAACGAGCGCTCGCTGCAAGTCGCGGTCGACCAAGCTCTGTTGCAGGCGGGGGCGGACGGCCTCTACTACAACCCGCAGATCTACAGCGGAGCAAGCGTGGCGCACGGCATGGGCATGCGCACAGACCGCATCCTCCAGGCGGGCGACCAGGTGCAGGTGGACTGCGGGGCCATGTATCGCGGCTACCGCGGCGATCTCTCGCGGGTCACCACCGTCGGCCTTGTGGCGCCGGAGGTCAGGCACATCATGGAAGCCACGGCCCTTGTGTACGAAGCCATGGTGGACTCGCTGCGCCCCGGAATGGCCGCGGCCGACGTGGCCCGCGTGGGGATTCGAATGGCGGAAGCCAATGGGCTCGGCGACTGCCTGTATCGCCCGACGCCGGACCATCCGCCGGGCATGCTCGGCCACGGCATCGGCTGCTGGGTGCACGAGCTGCCGGACATTCAACTCGATTCGACCGACGTGATCCAGACCGGCATGGTGGTGGTATTCGAGACCATCCTGGGGCGGCCGGGGACCGGCGGAGCGAAGATCGAGGACGCGGTGCTGGTGACCGACGGCGCGCCCGAACGGCTTTCCAGCATCCCGGTGCGCACGTGGCCGCTGTGA
- a CDS encoding thiamine pyrophosphate-requiring protein: MKTTVAIAHILQAEGIEFLSAYPTTPVIEAVAEVGIRPVICRQERVGVDIADGFSRVTNGNPPGVFAMQYGPGAENAFSGIATAFTDASPLLVLPLGQPGDREGVAPLFSSVRAYAPITTSIQRLNAPEDVADRMRRAFAALRMGPGGPVMLEIPADVAEAEVDDAIPAGYRPVRPVVAAPNPDDVRRAARALLDARHPVLLAGQGALYAGASGELIELAELLGAPVATTMAGKSAFPEKHPLALGSVSGVMNEAARHFVQQADLVCGIGSSFTKHIMSMPIPAGTTIIQLTNNRRDIAKDYDVDVAAVGDAKLALRSLVDACTDLMGGSSNARDGAPADQIEQLRRGWLSDWMPKLASDAKPINPYRVIWEFMQRVDPDEAIVTHDSGSPRDQIMPFYQAGGPRTYLGWGKSHGLGTGLGLSLGAKLAAPDKFVVNYMGDAAFGMTGLDIETAVRCKIPILTIVLNNSSMAIEARHLPLSHAKYRTRDIGGDYADMAAAMGAWSERVDEPDDVGPALERARRATEDGRTALLEFITSEEITFSNKNVIG, translated from the coding sequence ATGAAAACCACGGTCGCGATTGCCCACATCCTGCAGGCCGAGGGCATCGAGTTCCTCAGCGCCTACCCAACCACGCCCGTGATCGAGGCCGTGGCCGAAGTCGGCATCCGCCCGGTCATCTGCCGGCAGGAGCGCGTGGGCGTGGACATCGCCGACGGATTCTCGCGGGTCACCAACGGCAATCCGCCCGGCGTGTTCGCGATGCAGTACGGACCGGGCGCGGAGAACGCGTTTTCCGGCATCGCCACGGCGTTCACCGACGCGTCGCCGCTGCTGGTGCTGCCGCTGGGACAGCCGGGAGATCGCGAAGGGGTGGCGCCCTTGTTCAGCTCCGTACGCGCCTATGCCCCGATCACGACGTCCATCCAGCGCTTGAATGCACCCGAGGATGTCGCCGATCGGATGCGGCGGGCGTTCGCCGCGCTGCGCATGGGTCCCGGCGGACCCGTCATGCTCGAGATTCCCGCCGACGTGGCCGAGGCCGAGGTGGACGACGCCATTCCGGCCGGCTATCGACCGGTGCGACCCGTGGTGGCGGCCCCGAATCCGGACGACGTCCGACGTGCGGCGCGCGCCCTGCTCGACGCCCGTCACCCGGTGCTACTCGCCGGGCAAGGCGCGCTCTACGCGGGCGCGAGCGGCGAGCTGATAGAGCTCGCGGAGCTGCTTGGCGCACCGGTCGCGACGACCATGGCCGGCAAGAGCGCGTTTCCCGAGAAGCACCCGCTGGCCCTCGGGAGCGTGTCGGGCGTGATGAACGAGGCCGCGCGGCACTTCGTGCAGCAGGCGGACCTGGTGTGCGGGATCGGTAGCAGCTTCACCAAACACATCATGTCGATGCCCATTCCGGCCGGGACGACCATCATTCAGCTGACCAACAACCGGCGCGACATTGCCAAGGACTACGACGTCGACGTGGCGGCAGTCGGCGACGCGAAGCTGGCGCTGCGCAGCCTCGTGGATGCGTGTACCGATCTCATGGGTGGGAGCTCGAATGCCCGCGATGGAGCGCCGGCCGACCAGATCGAGCAGCTGCGGCGCGGCTGGCTGAGCGATTGGATGCCGAAGCTGGCCTCGGACGCCAAGCCCATCAATCCCTACCGGGTCATTTGGGAGTTCATGCAGCGGGTCGACCCGGACGAGGCCATCGTGACGCACGACTCGGGGAGCCCGCGTGATCAGATCATGCCGTTCTACCAGGCCGGCGGACCGCGGACATACCTCGGCTGGGGCAAGTCCCACGGGCTGGGCACAGGACTGGGCCTGAGTCTCGGCGCGAAGCTGGCGGCCCCCGACAAGTTCGTCGTCAACTACATGGGCGACGCCGCCTTCGGGATGACCGGACTCGACATCGAAACCGCCGTGCGCTGCAAGATTCCGATTCTGACCATCGTGCTCAACAACTCGTCAATGGCCATCGAGGCCCGCCATTTGCCGCTCTCGCACGCGAAGTACCGCACGCGAGACATCGGCGGCGACTACGCGGACATGGCGGCGGCCATGGGGGCGTGGAGCGAGCGCGTGGACGAGCCGGACGACGTCGGCCCGGCCCTGGAGCGAGCCCGACGTGCGACGGAAGACGGCCGCACGGCGTTGCTGGAATTCATCACCAGCGAGGAGATCACGTTCTCGAACAAGAATGTGATTGGCTAG
- a CDS encoding NYN domain-containing protein, translating to MARLAIFIDGAYLESVLKYEFGGVRIDLTKLVDEIQNHVEDNSPDPVEVLRTYYYNCRPYQSDPPTPEEIDRYSNSRRFEDALRYLPRFEVRLGYLRKSGIDEWGNPVFEQKQVDLLLGLDMALLASRRQVQHVALVAGDGDLYPAVQVLKSEGAIAWLIHGPRQGSDGRPMYSSNLFKAADERFELDEELIDRLRM from the coding sequence ATGGCCCGCTTGGCGATTTTCATTGATGGCGCGTACCTGGAGTCGGTGCTCAAGTACGAGTTTGGCGGCGTTCGGATCGATCTGACGAAGCTCGTCGATGAGATTCAGAACCACGTCGAGGACAACAGCCCGGATCCCGTCGAAGTCCTGCGGACGTACTACTACAACTGCCGTCCGTATCAGAGCGATCCCCCAACGCCGGAGGAAATTGACCGATATTCGAACTCGCGACGCTTCGAGGACGCGCTGCGGTATCTGCCCCGCTTCGAGGTGCGACTGGGTTATCTCCGCAAGAGCGGCATCGACGAGTGGGGGAACCCGGTATTCGAGCAGAAGCAAGTCGATCTGCTGCTGGGTCTTGACATGGCGCTGCTCGCCAGCCGGAGGCAGGTGCAGCACGTGGCGCTCGTGGCCGGCGACGGGGATCTCTATCCCGCCGTGCAAGTCCTCAAGAGCGAGGGGGCCATTGCGTGGCTGATCCACGGGCCGCGGCAAGGCAGCGACGGACGCCCGATGTACTCGTCCAATCTCTTCAAGGCCGCGGACGAGCGCTTCGAGCTGGATGAAGAGCTGATCGACCGCCTGCGGATGTAG
- a CDS encoding MFS transporter, giving the protein MFAAQSAFSAAGIASFSVLSISAAILAGDPAYAGIPGAAMLFGRALAAYPIGWLMDAAGRRPALALGYLTGVAGAVVGALAIMAESYPGLVAGAAIFGMSRTASDQSRYVAAEVHSPQRRGRIIGRIVFAGTVGSITGPLIVKASTSLAEGAGIDEFAGPWLAAAVLVGAAVALVLAFVRPDPRDMTIASPLAPIAAGGGLDADARPLREIFRAVNVRVAVLAMLIGQLVMVMVMTIAPVHLHDHGHVPTTISIAIAVHTVGMFGLAALTGRLVDRYGQLPVIALGAAQLIAASLLTPFSADLGVMLLAMFLVGYGWNMCFVAGSALLIVGLSPRERGRTQGAGDALAAVAAATGSLATGPVFSAGGMNWVGVAALAGSLVLVTVLARRGLARQRAVGA; this is encoded by the coding sequence CTGTTTGCCGCCCAATCCGCCTTTTCGGCCGCCGGTATCGCCAGCTTCTCGGTGCTGTCCATCAGCGCGGCGATTCTGGCGGGAGACCCCGCCTATGCGGGAATCCCCGGCGCCGCCATGCTGTTTGGTCGGGCGCTGGCGGCCTACCCGATTGGTTGGCTCATGGATGCCGCCGGGCGTCGGCCCGCGCTCGCGCTCGGCTATCTCACGGGCGTGGCCGGCGCGGTCGTGGGAGCCCTTGCCATCATGGCCGAGTCATACCCGGGGCTGGTGGCCGGAGCCGCGATCTTTGGCATGTCGCGGACCGCGAGCGATCAGTCGCGTTACGTCGCCGCCGAGGTGCATTCGCCGCAACGCCGCGGGCGCATCATCGGCCGCATCGTCTTCGCCGGCACCGTCGGGTCGATCACTGGGCCGCTGATTGTCAAGGCGTCCACGAGCCTGGCCGAGGGCGCTGGGATCGATGAATTCGCCGGGCCGTGGCTGGCCGCCGCCGTGCTGGTCGGTGCGGCTGTGGCCCTGGTCCTCGCGTTCGTACGACCCGATCCACGCGACATGACCATCGCGTCGCCGCTGGCCCCCATTGCGGCCGGCGGCGGCCTGGATGCCGATGCGCGTCCGTTGCGCGAGATCTTTCGCGCCGTCAACGTCCGGGTGGCCGTGCTCGCCATGCTGATCGGCCAGCTCGTGATGGTGATGGTGATGACCATCGCGCCCGTGCACCTGCACGATCACGGCCACGTGCCCACCACCATCTCGATCGCCATCGCGGTCCACACCGTGGGCATGTTCGGGCTGGCGGCGCTCACCGGACGCCTGGTTGACCGCTACGGTCAGTTGCCGGTGATCGCGCTGGGCGCGGCGCAGCTGATCGCCGCCAGCCTCCTGACGCCGTTTTCGGCCGACCTTGGCGTGATGCTCCTGGCGATGTTCCTGGTTGGCTACGGCTGGAACATGTGCTTCGTCGCCGGCTCGGCCTTGCTGATTGTCGGCCTCTCGCCCCGCGAGCGAGGCCGCACCCAGGGTGCCGGCGACGCGCTTGCGGCCGTGGCCGCGGCCACCGGCAGCCTGGCGACGGGTCCGGTATTCAGCGCGGGCGGTATGAACTGGGTCGGCGTCGCCGCGCTCGCGGGCTCATTGGTGCTGGTCACCGTCCTCGCCCGGCGCGGCCTCGCGCGGCAGCGAGCGGTTGGGGCCTAG